One genomic segment of Arthrobacter sp. Marseille-P9274 includes these proteins:
- a CDS encoding DivIVA domain-containing protein — protein MLQLTMARLASDGNRETGPFERVGRRELGYNVRQVDQFLARAREHFNSHEADGGRITSRDVRAMTFEPARGGYDPGAVDAALDRLEDVFAQRERDALIDAEGEEAWLGQIGRVSAVLRARLHRGSGERFRRPTKRNAPSYNVDDVDALCEELLGYLEKDQPLSVDVVRRAVFREAKGEEGYEEAQVDAFLDRAVELMAAID, from the coding sequence ATGCTCCAGCTGACCATGGCGCGACTAGCAAGTGATGGGAACAGGGAGACGGGGCCCTTTGAGCGGGTGGGACGCCGCGAACTCGGCTACAACGTCCGCCAAGTGGATCAATTCCTGGCCCGTGCACGGGAGCACTTCAATTCCCACGAAGCCGACGGCGGCCGGATCACCAGCCGCGACGTCCGGGCAATGACCTTCGAACCGGCACGCGGCGGATACGATCCGGGGGCCGTCGACGCCGCCCTGGACCGGCTGGAGGACGTCTTCGCCCAGCGTGAGCGCGATGCCCTGATCGACGCCGAGGGCGAGGAGGCCTGGCTGGGACAGATCGGCCGGGTTTCCGCCGTGCTGCGTGCCCGCCTGCACCGGGGATCGGGGGAACGCTTCCGCCGGCCGACCAAGCGCAACGCACCGAGCTACAACGTTGATGACGTGGACGCCCTCTGCGAAGAACTGCTGGGGTACCTGGAGAAGGACCAGCCGCTGAGCGTTGACGTGGTCCGCCGGGCGGTGTTCCGCGAGGCCAAAGGCGAAGAGGGCTACGAAGAGGCCCAGGTGGACGCCTTCCTGGACCGCGCGGTCGAGCTGATGGCGGCGATCGACTAG
- a CDS encoding cation acetate symporter translates to MTPAVLVGLATVCAATVLISVYGLRISRTTGDFYVASRTVRPWWNASAIGGEYLSAASFLGVAGLILVSGIDALWFPIGYTAGYLMLLLFVAAPLRRSGAYTLPDFAAARLDSRPARRVTSVLVVTIGWLYIVPQLHGAALTVRITTGLPAWVGAAVVAVVVVVTVMAGGMRSITFVQAFQYWLKLTALVVPAVFVLLTLGAQGAPITDGGAAFHQDLDVTEAASLYRNVSLIIALLFGTLGLPHVLVRFYTNPDGQAARRTTVIVLGLLSLFYLFPTIFGVLGRIYTPDLAVGGQADATVLLLPQRVLGSTAGDLLAALVVGGAFAAFLSTTSGLVVSLAGVVSQDLFHGSVKGFRLAAVLSAAVPLIVALATDSRALAGSIGTVFAFTASTICPMLLLGIWWHGLTAAGAIAGMAAGAAVCGSAIVAAAVGGEALGPFAELLAQPAAWSVPLAFAVMVLVSKLTASRRPATVSRVMARLHSPERSDTGWRPAGPQA, encoded by the coding sequence GGTCTGCGCGGCCACGGTGCTGATCAGCGTCTACGGGCTGCGGATTTCCAGGACCACCGGAGATTTCTACGTCGCGTCCAGGACGGTGCGTCCGTGGTGGAATGCGTCGGCGATCGGTGGCGAGTACCTGTCCGCCGCCAGCTTCCTCGGCGTCGCCGGGCTCATCCTCGTTTCCGGCATCGACGCGCTCTGGTTCCCGATCGGCTACACGGCCGGCTACCTGATGCTGCTGCTGTTCGTTGCGGCACCCCTGCGCCGCTCCGGCGCCTACACCCTCCCGGACTTCGCCGCGGCCAGGCTCGACTCGCGTCCGGCGCGGCGGGTGACCAGCGTCCTGGTGGTCACCATTGGCTGGCTGTACATCGTGCCGCAGCTGCACGGCGCCGCCCTGACCGTACGCATCACAACCGGGCTGCCCGCGTGGGTGGGCGCCGCCGTCGTTGCCGTGGTGGTGGTGGTGACCGTAATGGCCGGCGGGATGCGCTCTATCACGTTCGTCCAGGCCTTCCAGTACTGGCTGAAGCTGACCGCACTGGTGGTGCCGGCCGTCTTTGTGCTGCTCACGCTCGGTGCCCAGGGCGCGCCGATCACCGACGGCGGGGCGGCGTTCCACCAGGACCTGGACGTCACCGAGGCGGCCTCGCTCTACCGCAACGTTTCGCTGATCATCGCACTGCTGTTCGGCACCCTCGGGCTGCCGCACGTCCTGGTCCGCTTCTACACCAATCCGGACGGGCAGGCCGCGCGGCGGACCACGGTAATTGTGCTGGGACTGCTCTCGCTCTTCTACCTCTTCCCCACAATCTTCGGGGTGCTCGGGCGGATCTATACGCCCGACCTTGCGGTGGGCGGCCAGGCCGACGCCACGGTGCTGCTGCTCCCGCAGCGGGTGCTCGGATCGACCGCCGGCGACCTGCTGGCCGCGCTGGTCGTCGGCGGCGCTTTCGCCGCATTCCTGTCGACGACGTCGGGGCTGGTGGTATCGCTGGCCGGGGTGGTCAGCCAGGATCTCTTCCACGGCAGCGTCAAGGGATTCCGCTTGGCCGCCGTCCTCTCCGCTGCGGTTCCCCTGATCGTCGCCCTGGCCACCGATTCAAGGGCGCTGGCCGGCAGCATCGGCACGGTCTTCGCGTTTACGGCCTCCACGATCTGCCCGATGCTGCTGCTGGGCATCTGGTGGCACGGACTGACGGCGGCCGGCGCCATCGCCGGCATGGCCGCCGGCGCGGCGGTGTGCGGTTCGGCGATCGTCGCCGCGGCGGTCGGCGGTGAAGCGCTCGGCCCGTTCGCGGAACTGCTGGCGCAGCCCGCCGCCTGGAGCGTGCCGCTGGCGTTCGCCGTCATGGTCCTGGTGTCGAAGCTGACGGCTTCCCGCCGGCCCGCGACCGTCAGCCGCGTCATGGCCCGGCTGCACTCGCCGGAACGATCGGACACCGGCTGGCGGCCAGCGGGACCGCAGGCCTAG